CTTCGGCGAATTCCTGGTCGCAGAACTCGTCGTAGAGCTCCTCGTCCAGCTGATGCGGCACCGCGAGCTGGAGACCGCCCTCCCACACCCCGGCGGCCTGGACGACGAACTCCTCCGCCGCCTCCTCAGCCACCAACCGTTGAGCACCAGCCAGCAGATCCTGCTGTTCGCGCTGGAGCTGAACATTCACCTCACCGAGGAGGATTGGGAGGCATTCCAGGAAACCATCAGCCACCTGCTCCAGCGCGAACTCACCCGCCCCGATACCGGCGACCCGCTCTACAGGCCCCTCCCCTATGACCCGGTCCGGCGCCGAGCCTGCTACACCGCCAACTTGACGCTGCTGCGCGCCGTGCGCGCCCAGCCGGTGCCGATCCGCTCCGTGGTCGGCACTGACACCGCAGAACGGTGGACCCGAATGGTTCGCCTCTGGCGCGCCGGGCTCGACCTGCCGTCGTGGAGGACGGTGATGGGAATGCTGACCATTGAACCCGCCAAGGCGCCGATCGACCTCGAGGAAGCACGACTCACGCTCCCCGGGGCCACTCTCGATCCGTTTCTGAACGAGGCTGGGCTGCTGGGAGATCTCGAGCACAGGACCAGACTCATGATTGGGGCCGTCGCTACGCCTCTGGAAGACGATGTCTGGCGTCCCGCCGACGTGGCCGCCATGGAGGACATCGCGGCCGTCGCCTTCATCGGCACGGTCGTACCGCAGTTCGATCGCCTGTTGCCCTACGACCACAGTTGGTTCGAGCGCATCCTGAGAACGCTCTCCGGGAGCAGCGAAATCAATCCCAATGTCAAGCAATCGATCCTGTGCCTGCTCACGCGGACCGCTCCGCACCTGTCGTTCGACTACGTCCGGCGGCTGCTCGCCGTCGTCCTGCCGCCGCCGTCGGCCGGCTATGAGGTCGAACTCGCGGCGGTCGTCGGCAGCCACCCCGGGTTGCTGACCGCGATGCCCGAGCTGCGCGACTACCTGTACGCCGCAGACCCGGCCCGGTCGACGACGGTCGTCGCGGTGCTCTGGCGCGCCGAAGCACACGCCACCGGAAGCGACCGGAGCGAACTGGAGGTACTGCGGCTCGAGATCGACCGCTATGTCGCGCAGTCGATGCCGATCACCTGCGACCACTACTTCGCCCCCGAATTCGTCACGTATCTGCGGGTCAGCGGCCCGGACCACTGGGCCGTCCAGCCAGACGTTCCGCAGATGTTCTGCGACCTGCCGGGCGACTATCTGGAGAGGATCGCTCCGGAGGATGCGCTGTACGTTGCGGAGACCTGGCCTGACAGGAGCGTCGACTTCGTTCGGAAGTACCTGCGCAGCCGCAGGGTTGTCAGGGTGCCAGGCACGAAACTGTTCGCTGCACTGCGGGATCTCGCAGGTAGCTGAGTAGGCGCTGAGAGGGGCTGAGTCGGCCGTGCCAACCATTCGCTGTGGTCGGGCGTCTGGGGTTTGGGTCTGCTCAGGTTTCGGAGGGTCGGATGGGTGTGTCGCTGCTTGGGGGATGGTTTCCGGTGGTGCTGGAGGTGCTGGCTGCGGGGGTGTTGGTTGCGGCGGTCGGGTGGCGGGATCGGCGGTGGCGGCGGCGGGTGCCTTGGTTGGCTGGTGGGGCTGCGTTGGTGACGCTGGTTGCGGCTTATCCGGGGGCCAAGGTGGTCGGGCTGACGGATCCGTTGCCGTTCGTCGTTTGGTTGTGGTTCGGGGTGGCGGTCGGAGCGTTGATCGTGCTCGGGGTCGGGTGGCGAAGTGCTCGGTGGTGGCGGCGGGGGGCGGCTGTGGTGGCCGCGGGGTTGGCGGCGTTGGTGGGTGCCAACGGGATCAACCAGTTCGTCGGGTACTACCCGACGATCGACTCCGCGATGAACGACTGGACGAACGCTCCGCTGCCGGGTCAGGTATCGATGTCGGGGCTCGCGCACGATGCCCGCTCGACGAAGATGCCGACGGCCGGGCGGCTCGTGGCGGTGAACATTCCCGCGACGTACAGCCATTTCGACCACCGGCAGGAGCTGGTGTACCTGCCGCCGATCTGGTTCGTCCACAGCGCGCACCGGCAGGCGCTGCCGGTCGTCGAGTTGGTCGGTGGCGAGCGCGGCGGGCCGGGTGACTGGGTGCGGCTCGGCAA
This Kribbella sp. NBC_00482 DNA region includes the following protein-coding sequences:
- a CDS encoding alpha/beta hydrolase — translated: MGVSLLGGWFPVVLEVLAAGVLVAAVGWRDRRWRRRVPWLAGGAALVTLVAAYPGAKVVGLTDPLPFVVWLWFGVAVGALIVLGVGWRSARWWRRGAAVVAAGLAALVGANGINQFVGYYPTIDSAMNDWTNAPLPGQVSMSGLAHDARSTKMPTAGRLVAVNIPATYSHFDHRQELVYLPPIWFVHSAHRQALPVVELVGGERGGPGDWVRLGNAVQVSDAYAHRHHGYAPILVFVDATHRFDNDTECVNGPRGNSADHLDEDIPRYVEKTFGASSNPRQWAVAGFSMGGTCALDLVVEHPDVFDHFVDISGDLAPYTTTPAASLHDLYGGNVALEKANEPLLVMRAHGKYRGVNGLFLTSTAELRHQHEAEELSKAGAKVGIWSRVEISPGTHVWQFAAPAFASAYPWLANQLVLPQHEGSHTKPA